The following coding sequences lie in one Cannabis sativa cultivar Pink pepper isolate KNU-18-1 chromosome 5, ASM2916894v1, whole genome shotgun sequence genomic window:
- the LOC133038156 gene encoding uncharacterized protein LOC133038156: protein MGGPDVLKAEQWLTVIKRILNFMGVVGNDRVACATFQFQEDALIWWEMISLTKDVARMIWEEFRELFNAKYYNEAVRSAKRKEFVELVQGEGMFVTEYTTKFDRLAKLAFGIVPTDFTKKEKYLAGLNAKIKHDLVITTNDTTTYAEMVDKALRAEGAVKFLHEIREPPIAGGVITIPISGPGKKSGDSTFEQKKRTFPSSGSSGQSKRFRGNQNKGGRQTYSYPECPRCKKHHPRTCNRRACFQCGLVGHLKKDCPQLKKEEPKPEVKPVPAPARVFAITQADAAASPLVVTGQLLINDFFCIVLFDSGATRSYVSSRVLYQLDRPSDIFETGFGTLLPNGELIVSRKWVRSVLIRIEDRELSADLVELPLAEFDIILGMEFFQILC, encoded by the coding sequence atgggaggtcctgatgttcTGAAAGCTGAACAGTGGTTGACCGTTATCAAaagaatattgaattttatgggagtggtcggAAATGACAGAGTGGCATGTGCCACGTTTCAATTTCAGGAAGATGCTTTGATTTGGTGGGAAATGATATCCCTTACAAAGGATGTTGCCAGAATGATCTGGGAGGAATTTCGGGAATTGTTCAATgctaaatactataatgaggcagtccgcagtgcaaagcggaaagaatTTGTTGAGTTGGTACAAGGAGAGGGAATGTTTGTAACTGAATACACAACcaagtttgatcgcttggctaagttagcctttGGAATTGTACCAACGGATTTTActaagaaggagaagtacttgGCTGGACTGAACGCCAAGATTAAACATGACCTGGTTATTACAACGAATGATACCACAACTTACGCGGAAATGGTTGATAAGGCTCTTCGAGCCGAAGGAGCAGTAAAATTTTTGCATGAAATCCGAGAGCCTCCTATTGCCGGTGGGGTTATTACTATCCCTATTTCTGGTCCTGGAAAAAAAAGTGGAGATTCCACTTTTGAGCAAAAGAAAAGAACTTTTCCATCTTCGGGAAGTTCAGGACAAAGTAAAAGGTTTCGAGGAAACCAGAACAAAGGAGGACGTCAGACTTACtcctatcctgagtgcccgcgtTGCAAGAAGCATCACCCCAGGACTTGTAACCGGAGAGCCTGTTTTCAGTGTGGTTTAGTGGGACACCTTAAGAAAGACTGTCCTCAgttgaagaaagaggaaccAAAGCCTGAGGTCAAACCTGTGCCTGCACCTGCTCGTGTATTTGCtataactcaggctgatgctgCTGCCAGCCCTTTAgtagttacaggtcagcttctaaTCAACGATTTTTTCTGTATagttttatttgattcgggtgctACTCGATCTTATGTGTCATCAAGAGTTCTTTATCAGCTTGATAGGCCTAGTGATATTTTTGAGACGGGGTTTGGGACCCTATTGCCTAATGGTGAGTTAATTGTTTCAAGAAAGTGGGTTAGGTCAGTgttaattagaattgaagataGAGAATTGAGTGCTGATCTTGTGGAGTTACCATTGGCCGAGTTCGATATTATACTCGGTATGGAATTTTTCCAAatactctgctag